AAGCTCCTCTGCAAAAACAAACTTGGTTTTCCCAGGGTCAACACCGAGAGCCAGAAACGAATCTCTCATGTAATTTCCCGCAATCTTTATGTTCTCAAGATTACCGCCAAGCTTGTCGTTTATGTGGGCATGCCAGTCAGCGAGAAGAATCGTAACAGTGAAACCTGCCCTCTGCAAGTCCTTTATTTTTTCTGCACAGATAATGTGGCCAATGTGCATGAATCCAGATGGCTCAAACCCGATGTATGCCTTTGGACTCTCCACAGTTTGCAGAATTTCTCGCAATTCTTCCAGCGTTACAACCTCTGCGGTGTTTCGCATTACCAGATTGACGCTTTCTTCAATGTCCATAGTGAAGCCAACAGCAAAGATGAATAAAATCTTTTTTATTGCCTAATTCTTACTCCCACTCGATAGTAGCAGGCGGTTTGTGGGAAATGTCATAAACAACTCTGTTTACCTTCTCCTTAAGTTCGTTGGTAATTCTTATTGAGATCCGTTCTAGAACTTCATGGGGAATTTTTGAATATTCTGCACTCATAGCGTCTATGGACTCTACAGACCTCACAGCTACGGTGTAGCCATAGGAGCGAACATCTCCATGAACCCCAACGCTTTTGATGGGTAGCAAAACGGCGAAGTACTGCCAGGGCTTCTGCATCTTTCCATCTTTCACCGCTGCCTCAATTTCCTCTTCTACGATCGCACATGCCTCACGAACGATCTCTAAACGCTCCTCATTAACCTCTCCTAAAACCCTTATTGCTAGACCTGGCCCAGGAAATGGCTGTCGATCGTGCACTGGAATGCCAAGATATGCGGCCACTTTTCTAACCTCATCTTTATATAGGTCACGTAACGGCTCTACCAGCTTCAAATTCATCTCTTTGGGCAATCCCCCAACATTATGATGCGACTTAATTGTGTCCCTCAATCCATCACCACTTTCTATCCAGTCAGGTGCAATCGTACCTTGAACAAGGTATTTTGCACCAAAATCTTTCGCTTCTCGCTCGAACACTCTAATAAATTTCTCTCCAATGATTTTTCTCTTTGCCTCTGGGTCAACAACACCCTTCAATGCATCAATGAACTCTTTTCTGGCATCTACGATTTTGTAGTTAATCCCAAGTTTCCTAAGTGTAGTCTCAACATCATGTGTTTCATTTTTTCTCATCAAACCAGTGTCAACATAGACAGCAAGAAGATGTTCTCCTATTGCCCTTGCCACAATCGCTGCAGCTGTAGTGCTATCCACGCCACCGGAGCAGGCAATAATTGCCTTGCCTCTCACCTCTTCATTGATTTTCTTCACGCTCTCGTCGACAAAAGTTCTGGGGTCAAACATAGAATTCACCCATACATTGTATGGAAGGAATCTATTTCATGTTTTTCAAGACTCATTTTTGCCTTCTCAACAGATTCCTTAAACATTTTCTCGAACATTGCTGCCTGGGCTTCGAGGGGAGTAACATCAATTTCTATATCTGGAAGGAGTTCGTCGATGGTATGCACAATCCTAATTGCGGCTCTGGCATCTGGCATCCGAGGATTGCTTTCAGCGAGCAAGCAGAGCACATCAATACCATTCAACTCACCATCTGCCAACAGCATGCCGGAGATTCCAGAAATTATCCCGTCTCTCAATGTGGTGATTTTGTGTTCTTCCAGCAACTTCCTTACTTTTGGAGTAGAACCCACTCCGTATATTCCAGGTGTTTCTTCTGGCGACCCGTTATAGACCACGCCTTCTGGTGAGATAATCATTGAGCATTTTCTTGTTTTCGCCAATTCGAGGATGAGGTCCGAAATTTCCTTCGTTAGAAGTGGGTCAGGTACAAACTCGGACAGAAAAACAAACATTTTATCATTTCCATAAATTCTTACGGGGTGGGAGGGAACGGAGTTGCGGACGATTGCTACAGGCGGAAAATAATCCGAGACGATGGTTGCGATTCTTTCCAGTTTGAAACTATCCACCAAAAAATTTCCAACGATGCTTCCGATTAAGCCAACGCTAGGAAATGCTTCGATGAACACAGCATTCTCGCATTTTATCCGCTTTCTTTCAACAAGCCTAACACTTTTTTCAATTATCTTTTTCTTCACAATTTCCTTGTGGGTCATTGAAACACCAACGCAGAGATTGGTAAGGGGTAAATAAAATTATTTCTTTGCGGTTGAGATATGTTTATATATTAACAACGCATTAATGTTACGGCATCTGGTGAACTGTATGGCAGATGAGGATTACAGCGAGTATTTAGCCAAACTTGAAGAATTGGGGCTTTCACCATACGAGGCAAAGGCCTACCTTGGGTTAATAAGAGGGGGTGAAATTACAGCGATCCAGGTTTCTGAGATATCCGGGGTGCCAAAAACCAGAGTTTATGATGTTCTCATGACCCTTGAACGAAAGGGTTTCTGTCAGTCTCACCCAGGAAAGGTAACAAAGTATCTTGCGATTTCTCCAGATATTGCTCTGAAGGGCTACCTTGAAACAATGAAGCAGCAACTCACTGAGACCATAGCGAGAAGAGAGGGAACTGCAAACTTTCTGATGGAAAAATTGAAGGAGATAGGAGGACAATATGCAAGAGAG
This genomic stretch from Thermoplasmata archaeon harbors:
- a CDS encoding PAC2 family protein, whose translation is MTHKEIVKKKIIEKSVRLVERKRIKCENAVFIEAFPSVGLIGSIVGNFLVDSFKLERIATIVSDYFPPVAIVRNSVPSHPVRIYGNDKMFVFLSEFVPDPLLTKEISDLILELAKTRKCSMIISPEGVVYNGSPEETPGIYGVGSTPKVRKLLEEHKITTLRDGIISGISGMLLADGELNGIDVLCLLAESNPRMPDARAAIRIVHTIDELLPDIEIDVTPLEAQAAMFEKMFKESVEKAKMSLEKHEIDSFHTMYG
- the guaA gene encoding glutamine-hydrolyzing GMP synthase, whose product is MFDPRTFVDESVKKINEEVRGKAIIACSGGVDSTTAAAIVARAIGEHLLAVYVDTGLMRKNETHDVETTLRKLGINYKIVDARKEFIDALKGVVDPEAKRKIIGEKFIRVFEREAKDFGAKYLVQGTIAPDWIESGDGLRDTIKSHHNVGGLPKEMNLKLVEPLRDLYKDEVRKVAAYLGIPVHDRQPFPGPGLAIRVLGEVNEERLEIVREACAIVEEEIEAAVKDGKMQKPWQYFAVLLPIKSVGVHGDVRSYGYTVAVRSVESIDAMSAEYSKIPHEVLERISIRITNELKEKVNRVVYDISHKPPATIEWE